In one window of Terriglobia bacterium DNA:
- a CDS encoding NmrA family NAD(P)-binding protein → MNDSSIVVAGATGNLGGRIARALRERGTSVRALVRHGTARDKLERLQELGVTIASVDLSSASQVTLACSCASCLVSALQGLRDVIVETQTVLLDAAIKAGVPRFIPSDYSIDFTKFPPGENRNLDLRRDFHKRLDRTSISATTIFNGAFADMLTGQMPLILFKLKRVLYWGDADQRMDFTTMDNTAAFTAHAALDPSTPRFLRIAGDQLSARELTAVVSEVTGEEFRLFRAGGLGMLGTLIKVARAVAPGEKELYPAWQGMQYMRNMFDGRAKLKPLDIDRYPGIRWTTARDVLSERQDS, encoded by the coding sequence ATGAATGACTCGAGCATCGTCGTGGCGGGAGCTACCGGTAATCTCGGCGGACGCATCGCCAGAGCTTTGCGCGAACGGGGAACCAGCGTAAGAGCGCTTGTTCGCCACGGCACTGCGCGAGACAAGCTTGAGCGACTGCAGGAGCTCGGCGTAACGATTGCCAGTGTCGACTTGAGCAGCGCTTCCCAAGTGACACTGGCATGTTCGTGTGCGTCCTGCTTGGTGTCGGCGCTGCAGGGATTGCGGGATGTGATCGTGGAAACGCAAACGGTTCTGCTCGACGCCGCGATCAAGGCTGGCGTGCCACGTTTCATTCCGTCCGACTACTCGATCGATTTCACCAAGTTTCCACCCGGAGAGAATCGCAATCTCGATCTGCGCCGAGATTTCCACAAACGCCTCGATAGAACTTCGATTTCAGCGACCACGATCTTTAACGGTGCGTTTGCCGATATGCTGACCGGTCAGATGCCGCTCATTCTCTTCAAACTGAAGCGAGTCCTCTATTGGGGCGACGCGGACCAGCGCATGGACTTCACGACGATGGACAACACGGCCGCATTCACGGCGCACGCGGCTCTTGATCCTTCCACTCCTCGCTTTCTACGAATTGCTGGCGATCAACTCAGCGCCCGGGAACTGACGGCGGTCGTAAGTGAGGTGACCGGAGAGGAGTTCCGCCTGTTCCGCGCCGGAGGTCTGGGAATGCTCGGCACGCTTATCAAGGTCGCGCGCGCAGTCGCTCCCGGAGAGAAGGAACTTTACCCGGCATGGCAGGGCATGCAGTACATGCGTAACATGTTCGACGGCCGGGCGAAGCTAAAGCCGCTCGACATTGATCGCTATCCTGGTATTCGTTGGACGACTGCACGGGATGTGCTCTCGGAGCGTCAAGATAGCTAG
- a CDS encoding prolyl oligopeptidase family serine peptidase yields MEKKNPVFEEMIPMRIVFSVPGMDGVSVQRNLEYKSADGQPLHMDIYTTSGTPRPSPAVILIHGGPIPRIGAKNMGVFVSYGELLAASGFVAVAFNHRFLTPARLTEAAGDVADLVAHVRENAVSLGVDPERLALWAFSGGGSFLAAPLRERPTWLRAVVAYYAALDLQPPPEAESRISPELRQTFSAIRSLGEDARSAPPILVARAGLDNPWLNAAIDRFVETAIAKGATLDLLTHPKGRHGFDILDDDARSKQIIDHTLRFLKNYLAL; encoded by the coding sequence GTGGAGAAGAAGAATCCAGTATTCGAGGAAATGATCCCGATGAGGATCGTATTCAGCGTACCCGGGATGGACGGTGTGAGCGTTCAGCGCAACTTGGAGTACAAGTCCGCCGATGGTCAGCCGCTCCACATGGACATCTACACCACTTCTGGGACGCCGAGACCGAGTCCGGCAGTGATCCTAATCCATGGGGGCCCGATCCCCAGGATCGGCGCCAAGAATATGGGGGTGTTCGTATCATATGGCGAGCTGCTTGCCGCGTCGGGATTCGTGGCTGTCGCCTTCAACCACCGCTTCCTGACGCCAGCTCGACTCACCGAGGCGGCGGGAGACGTCGCGGACCTGGTGGCTCACGTCCGTGAGAACGCCGTCTCGTTGGGTGTAGACCCGGAACGCTTGGCGCTCTGGGCGTTCTCCGGCGGCGGATCGTTCCTGGCGGCTCCGCTGCGAGAGCGGCCGACCTGGCTGCGCGCCGTAGTCGCCTATTACGCTGCCCTGGACCTGCAGCCGCCGCCGGAAGCCGAAAGCAGGATCAGCCCAGAGCTGCGCCAGACCTTCTCAGCAATCCGCAGCCTGGGTGAGGACGCACGAAGCGCGCCGCCCATCCTCGTTGCACGGGCAGGCCTGGACAATCCCTGGTTGAACGCGGCAATCGACCGCTTCGTCGAGACCGCGATAGCCAAGGGCGCGACTCTCGACCTACTGACCCATCCAAAGGGCCGTCACGGTTTCGACATCCTGGACGACGACGCCCGCTCGAAGCAGATTATCGATCACACGCTCAGGTTTCTCAAAAACTATCTCGCTCTTTGA
- a CDS encoding serine/threonine-protein kinase codes for MIGKVLGHYRVVEKLGAGGMGVVYKARDTHLDRFVALKVLPPERVADAERKRRFVQEARAASALNHPNIIHVYDIAEADGIEFIAMEYVQGKTLDRFVGSKGLGINEALGYAVQIADGLAKAHAAGIVHRDLKPANIMVNEDGGVKILDFGLAKLMEREEAGPSAATETAAAGEELHTEKGVIVGTVAYMSPEQAQGKTVDARSDIFSFGSVLYEMLTGRRAFQGESKAMTLASILQKEPQPVREIVADTPPEVERVLARCLRKDPQRRWQNMSDLKEVLRDLKEESDSGRLSATMPVAPRRSFPLRWLLAAVSVLVVVAAAMLWRFFHEPPSELRLTRFSYDSGVTSARSISPDGKLAAYESDRNDPGNLDIYVRQLGGRQEIRLTYDKADDLQPCLSPDGTQVVFRSMRNGGGIYRTNTFGGEEQKIADGGWFPGYSPDGSQIIYTVMPPSGDASLNKMYLIPAQGGIPKPFQPEFGVFPAYGARPLAVWSPDGKHVLFYGLRRHDPSSADWWVAPVDSGAAVRTGAVQSLRPANAQTWIYPAGWFGNLVIYSEGASHAEGCNLFAALIKPGDWKISGASRRLTSGAGMNFTSTPAHDGSMLISNMKGVAEIWNLPLDPGKGTLSGEPRLLTPEEISKVDLCISRDGSRLAYCVATVLPQSRIEIRLRDMAGGPESSVPGRGTLIDMQPRLNANGSVLAFRDFIDGKYHSFLYDGKSTPAHEVCEGCMIRSFFSNPNEVLVQYGDEIVRQNTVSGERSNILGANNGTILDADLSPDGRWVAVVMGKPSGGNAIYVAPVRASAAPMRDWILIADDEDNVLASPRWSADGSLLYFISGRDGRPCVWAQRLHGETMRPLGNAIEIYHENRARYGVYGPSRYRTISVARDRLVMLMIQVTGNIWSANLLQR; via the coding sequence ATGATCGGCAAAGTGCTCGGCCATTATCGAGTCGTTGAGAAGCTTGGCGCGGGCGGAATGGGAGTCGTCTACAAGGCTCGCGATACCCACCTCGACCGCTTCGTCGCATTAAAGGTTCTACCACCTGAGAGGGTCGCCGATGCCGAGCGCAAGCGGCGCTTCGTGCAGGAGGCCAGGGCCGCTTCGGCCCTGAATCATCCCAACATCATTCACGTTTACGACATTGCCGAAGCCGACGGCATCGAATTCATTGCTATGGAGTATGTTCAGGGCAAGACGCTGGACCGGTTCGTTGGCAGCAAAGGGTTGGGTATCAATGAGGCGCTTGGCTATGCCGTCCAGATCGCCGATGGGCTGGCCAAAGCCCATGCGGCAGGCATCGTGCACCGGGATCTGAAACCGGCAAACATCATGGTGAACGAAGACGGCGGCGTCAAGATTCTCGATTTCGGTCTTGCCAAGCTGATGGAGAGAGAGGAGGCCGGCCCGTCGGCCGCGACCGAGACCGCGGCTGCCGGCGAAGAGCTCCATACAGAAAAGGGCGTGATTGTCGGCACTGTAGCCTACATGTCTCCTGAGCAAGCACAAGGCAAGACGGTGGATGCCCGCTCTGACATTTTTTCGTTCGGCTCAGTGCTTTACGAGATGCTGACTGGCCGGCGCGCATTTCAAGGGGAATCGAAGGCAATGACTCTCGCCTCGATTCTTCAGAAAGAGCCGCAGCCGGTGAGGGAAATTGTTGCAGACACACCGCCCGAGGTAGAGCGCGTCCTCGCGCGCTGCCTGCGTAAGGACCCGCAACGCCGCTGGCAGAACATGTCCGACCTGAAAGAAGTGCTCCGCGATCTTAAGGAGGAATCGGACTCCGGCAGGCTCTCGGCGACCATGCCCGTGGCACCGCGTCGCTCCTTCCCTCTCCGGTGGCTGCTCGCAGCAGTTAGCGTTCTAGTTGTTGTGGCCGCAGCAATGTTGTGGCGCTTCTTCCACGAGCCCCCGAGCGAGCTGCGGCTGACAAGATTCAGCTACGATTCAGGGGTCACTTCTGCACGCTCCATTTCGCCGGACGGCAAGCTGGCCGCATACGAATCAGACCGCAACGATCCGGGCAATCTTGACATTTACGTCCGACAGCTCGGCGGACGCCAGGAGATCCGGCTCACATACGATAAGGCGGACGATCTGCAGCCCTGTCTCTCACCCGATGGCACTCAGGTTGTTTTTCGCTCGATGCGCAACGGGGGTGGAATCTATCGCACCAACACGTTTGGAGGCGAGGAGCAGAAGATCGCAGACGGCGGCTGGTTTCCAGGATACTCGCCGGATGGTTCACAGATCATTTATACGGTGATGCCCCCGTCCGGCGATGCCTCTCTGAACAAGATGTATCTGATACCTGCTCAGGGCGGGATTCCCAAACCGTTCCAACCGGAGTTCGGAGTGTTTCCGGCGTATGGTGCCCGCCCCTTGGCGGTTTGGTCTCCTGATGGGAAACATGTGCTCTTCTATGGCCTTCGCAGGCACGATCCTTCTTCTGCTGATTGGTGGGTGGCGCCCGTTGACAGTGGAGCTGCAGTCCGGACCGGCGCGGTCCAAAGCCTGAGGCCGGCGAACGCGCAGACCTGGATATATCCTGCCGGCTGGTTTGGCAACCTTGTGATCTACTCAGAGGGCGCTTCCCACGCGGAGGGCTGCAACCTGTTCGCCGCTCTCATCAAACCTGGAGACTGGAAGATCTCCGGGGCATCCCGCAGGCTCACTTCAGGCGCTGGCATGAATTTTACCTCCACACCTGCTCACGATGGCAGCATGTTGATAAGCAATATGAAGGGAGTTGCGGAGATATGGAACTTACCGCTCGATCCGGGCAAGGGGACCCTGTCAGGAGAACCGCGCCTCCTTACCCCCGAGGAAATCTCCAAAGTAGATCTATGCATTTCCAGGGATGGATCCAGGCTTGCCTATTGCGTAGCTACAGTCCTGCCGCAGTCGCGAATCGAGATTCGTTTGAGGGACATGGCGGGCGGTCCCGAGTCCAGCGTCCCCGGGAGGGGTACCCTGATCGACATGCAGCCGAGGCTGAATGCGAATGGTTCGGTGCTCGCCTTTCGGGACTTCATTGATGGGAAATACCATTCTTTCTTGTATGACGGGAAGAGCACGCCGGCCCACGAGGTTTGCGAAGGGTGTATGATTCGATCGTTCTTCTCCAATCCGAACGAAGTGCTCGTTCAGTATGGTGATGAGATCGTCCGCCAGAACACGGTCTCGGGGGAGCGATCTAACATTTTAGGCGCAAACAACGGAACAATCCTCGATGCCGATCTTTCTCCTGATGGCCGTTGGGTTGCCGTGGTGATGGGGAAGCCGTCCGGGGGCAATGCGATCTATGTCGCGCCTGTGCGGGCATCCGCGGCGCCAATGCGGGATTGGATTCTGATCGCGGACGACGAGGACAATGTTCTGGCTTCGCCGCGCTGGTCAGCGGACGGAAGCTTGCTGTACTTCATCTCTGGACGTGACGGCCGTCCCTGCGTCTGGGCGCAACGCCTCCACGGTGAAACCATGCGGCCGCTCGGCAACGCTATCGAGATCTATCACGAAAACCGCGCCCGCTATGGCGTATATGGGCCATCGCGCTATAGAACCATCTCAGTTGCTCGAGATAGGCTGGTCATGCTCATGATTCAGGTGACCGGCAACATCTGGTCGGCAAATCTGCTCCAGAGATGA
- a CDS encoding CehA/McbA family metallohydrolase, giving the protein MKRSALILPLILAFVVPSRDAAVTVRILQNPSELPGPLATYAKKGDYIAQDEKLLALVGGTSRLLLSPSNSTLADAMGCLLALVPEGRATRALVEIGVPALRIQGNNQTVIYKSVRQEGDSLIAQATWNGPEKGLLDIETRYDFVFADGRVVLTSDIRNNGSADITGISYGLSANALQSYSFSPFQARSYPELNFRVYQRPDHVLGWFNPNPLETRDAPLPGRMRPGGSYRVTYTLLAGADIPSILDKLYALAGVQPERTMLEFRGFNGPAEVIVQEVATGVTFFRAFMDKAASLAFPLPKGTYRVRTNLFPAVREQLFTVAGKAATPWVVPAPTFGKAHVTLKNGRGEYVPGKVSFIGINPSLSPYLEPENPIVTGRGWESSKDSVYPPKDGLDVTLPAGTYLATASRGPEYTREARVIEVLETRLESLDFIIDKVVDTLGLISLDPHMHTQNSDGAVLIPERVRSVLVEGIEVLVSTDHNYITDYRADLDRLGLSNLMAVIVGEEVTARGGSIHYNSYPVVPRPNEPNNGAIGVEDDTPRILFNKSRTRDPGALIQVNHPRSRGLGYFLTYELDPVKAAAAKAPFNLDFDAMEVMNGAGLVEANRQSIEDWFHLLNRGYAIRAVGSSDAHGIDGGEPGYSRTYVLYNGPKGKGLDVNALLRAVKEGRSFVSNGPIVSVKVGKATFGDLVKAVNGRVDLAVKVTGAPWLDVSEVRVIVNGERKTVLPVKSPGLGTIKLDQKITLDLPRDAWIAVEVIGSKSLFPIVQQRSNSGKPENAVLPYALTNPILVDVDGNGRFDPVWPETVQIK; this is encoded by the coding sequence ATGAAGCGCAGCGCCCTGATTCTGCCTCTGATTCTCGCGTTCGTCGTCCCGTCTCGGGATGCCGCCGTCACGGTAAGAATCCTTCAGAACCCATCCGAGCTTCCAGGACCCCTCGCGACTTATGCCAAGAAAGGGGACTATATCGCCCAGGACGAGAAATTACTCGCGCTCGTCGGTGGCACCTCTCGCCTGCTCCTCTCGCCATCGAACTCTACTCTGGCAGATGCCATGGGCTGCCTCCTTGCTCTGGTCCCGGAAGGAAGAGCGACGCGAGCCCTCGTCGAGATCGGAGTCCCGGCGCTCCGCATCCAGGGCAATAACCAGACTGTAATATACAAGTCGGTCCGGCAGGAGGGGGATAGCCTGATCGCCCAGGCGACCTGGAATGGTCCAGAAAAAGGCCTGTTGGATATCGAGACCCGCTACGATTTCGTCTTCGCTGACGGGCGGGTCGTGCTCACCTCGGATATCCGCAACAACGGTTCGGCTGACATCACCGGGATCAGCTACGGATTGAGTGCCAACGCCTTGCAGAGCTACAGTTTCAGTCCGTTTCAAGCCAGATCCTATCCGGAGCTGAACTTTCGGGTCTATCAGAGGCCGGACCATGTCTTGGGCTGGTTTAATCCCAATCCACTCGAAACCCGCGACGCGCCACTCCCCGGACGCATGCGCCCCGGGGGATCCTATCGGGTTACTTATACTCTCCTGGCCGGCGCCGATATCCCTTCGATACTGGACAAGCTTTACGCCCTCGCGGGGGTTCAGCCCGAGCGGACTATGCTTGAATTCAGGGGTTTCAACGGACCGGCGGAAGTCATCGTCCAGGAGGTCGCAACCGGCGTGACGTTTTTCCGCGCATTCATGGACAAGGCTGCGTCGCTGGCCTTCCCGCTGCCGAAGGGAACGTACCGGGTCAGGACGAACCTGTTTCCTGCCGTCCGCGAGCAGCTATTTACCGTCGCCGGAAAAGCCGCTACGCCGTGGGTTGTTCCGGCCCCGACTTTCGGAAAGGCTCACGTGACCCTCAAGAACGGCCGCGGCGAGTATGTCCCGGGCAAAGTCTCGTTTATTGGAATCAATCCCTCGCTATCCCCCTACCTAGAGCCGGAGAATCCGATCGTTACCGGCCGGGGCTGGGAGTCCTCCAAAGACTCAGTCTATCCGCCCAAAGACGGGCTGGACGTCACGCTCCCGGCCGGAACCTATCTGGCAACTGCTTCGCGTGGTCCGGAGTACACGCGCGAGGCGCGGGTCATCGAAGTGCTGGAAACCCGCCTGGAGAGCCTGGACTTCATCATTGACAAGGTCGTCGATACGCTCGGCCTGATCTCACTCGACCCGCATATGCACACCCAGAATTCCGATGGTGCCGTGCTCATCCCGGAGCGGGTCCGGAGCGTGCTTGTCGAAGGGATCGAGGTCCTCGTCTCCACTGATCACAACTACATCACCGATTACAGGGCCGACCTGGACCGGCTCGGCTTGTCGAACCTGATGGCCGTGATCGTCGGAGAGGAGGTGACGGCGCGGGGCGGCAGCATCCATTACAATTCCTACCCGGTCGTGCCGCGGCCAAACGAACCCAACAACGGGGCGATCGGAGTCGAGGACGACACACCGAGGATCCTCTTCAACAAGAGCCGCACGAGAGATCCCGGCGCCCTCATTCAGGTCAATCACCCGCGTTCACGCGGCCTGGGATACTTCCTGACCTACGAACTCGACCCCGTTAAGGCTGCGGCAGCGAAGGCGCCCTTCAACCTGGACTTTGACGCCATGGAGGTCATGAACGGCGCCGGCCTGGTTGAAGCCAACCGCCAGTCGATCGAGGACTGGTTCCACCTTCTCAACCGCGGCTATGCCATCCGCGCCGTCGGTTCGTCGGACGCCCATGGCATCGATGGTGGCGAGCCGGGATATTCCCGCACCTATGTCCTGTACAACGGTCCCAAGGGCAAAGGCCTCGATGTGAACGCCCTCCTTCGGGCCGTCAAAGAAGGCCGCAGTTTCGTCAGCAACGGACCCATTGTTTCCGTGAAGGTTGGTAAGGCCACCTTCGGCGATTTGGTGAAGGCTGTGAATGGCCGCGTTGACTTGGCTGTCAAGGTCACGGGTGCGCCCTGGCTGGACGTTTCGGAAGTCAGGGTCATCGTCAATGGAGAGCGGAAGACCGTCCTGCCGGTGAAGTCGCCGGGCCTCGGTACCATCAAACTCGATCAGAAGATCACGCTCGATCTTCCGCGCGATGCCTGGATCGCCGTCGAAGTGATCGGGTCAAAGTCGCTCTTCCCCATCGTTCAACAACGCTCGAACAGCGGCAAACCGGAAAACGCCGTCCTCCCTTATGCCCTGACAAACCCGATCCTGGTGGACGTCGACGGCAACGGCCGCTTCGACCCCGTCTGGCCGGAGACGGTTCAGATCAAATAG